From Neodiprion pinetum isolate iyNeoPine1 chromosome 7, iyNeoPine1.2, whole genome shotgun sequence, a single genomic window includes:
- the Npc2b gene encoding NPC intracellular cholesterol transporter 2: MIREIFVLIFFACFTADFAAATEVLDCATGELDKSGRAVSISKCVQPPCLLKRKTTIDVEQHFVPNRDVRSLTTSVNANVLGIPLPFVGVDGSNACNLIYNTDGSKASCPLAKGKEYVYKNSFPVLQIYPRLVLRVHWALTEGRENVACFEVPAQIT, from the exons ATGATAAGGGAAATATTTGTGCTAATTTTCTTTGCGTGTTTCACCGCCGATTTCGCCGCCGCAACCGAAGTTCTCGATTGTGCTACCG GCGAGCTTGACAAGAGTGGCAGGGCAGTTTCGATATCGAAGTGCGTCCAGCCGCCATGTTTGCTGAAACGAAAGACGACGATTGACGTCGAGCAGCATTTCGTGCCGAACAGAGACGTCCGTTCCTTGACGACGAGCGTCAACGCGAACGTCCTTGGAATTCCGTTGCCCTTCGTCGGCGTCGACGGATCCAACGCCTGCAATCTGATCTACAACACCGACGGATCGAAGGCGAGCTGTCCGCTGGCCAAGGGCAAGGAATACGTGTATAAAAACAGCTTCCCAGTTCTCCAAATTTATCCAAGG CTCGTCCTGAGGGTTCACTGGGCTTTGACCGAGGGCCGGGAAAACGTCGCATGCTTCGAAGTGCCAGCGCAAATAACGTAA